The window AATTTAAGAAGAAAAGGTAAGAAACGAAAATCTCAAGAAAATCGCGGTAAATTTAATGGTAAATCAATTAAAGAACGAAATATTAATGTTAATAATCGTATAACTGTTGGTCATTGAGAAGGTGATACTGTAGTATCATCACGAGGTAAAAGTAAATCATGTTTAATAACTTTAGTTGAAAGAACATCAAGATTTACTTTAGCAATGTTAGTTGAAAATAGAACTACTAAAGTTGTTAACGAAAACATTAGCCATTATTTATCAATTCTTCCAAATAATCTTGTTAAGACTATAACATTTGATAGGGGTAAAGAATTTTCTAATTGACAACAACTTGAAAAAAATTTAAATGTGAAAATTTATTTTGCTAATGCGTATTCGCCTTGACAAAGAGGTACTAATGAAAATACTAATGGTTTAATTAGAGAAAAATTTCCTAAAAAATTTAATTTTTCAAATACTACTAAAAATGCAGTTCATAAATTTATATTATTTTTAAACCAAAGACCAAGAAAAATACTAAATTATCTTTCACCAATCGAATATTTGGTTAGAAAAATAATTTAGTTGCACTTAACTTTACAATTTGGCATTATCAACACATCATTGTTGATTAGAATTAGCAGTAAATATCGGATACTCAACTGAAAAAACAAAAGCACCACCAATTGCTAAACATTCATAAACTTTAGCACAAATATTACTAAAAGACGCAATAGACTTGGTACATAACCCTCAATTTTATCTACTATTTTGATAATATTATTTTCTAGATGAAGCACAAATGTTAGATAAATACAAAGACGAAAATGAATTTTATAGTCTAATCGGCATAAAATATAAAACTTTCATGAAAATGGTAGAAATTTTAAAAGAAGCTGAAGCTAAACAAAAACAAATTAGTGGTAGACCAAATAAATTATCAATAGAGCAAAGATTACTTATGACTTTAGAATACTGAAAAGAATGCAAAAAAATATAATATTAGTCATGTTAGTTGTATTCGTAATATCTTTTGAGTTGAAAATACTCTAATAAAAAATAGTCACTTTCATATACCTGGCAAAAAGATATTATTGGAAAATAAGGGTACTAATAATAATTTATTAGCAATTGATGCTACAGAAATTCCAATTGAAAGAATTAAAAAAAACTAATTATGGTCGCGTTTAGTTTTCTTAGGTATTTTTTAAAAAAGAAAAAATAATCATTTACTATAAATTATTTCAATATGCAAATTAAGTATATATTTCTTATGTATGATTTTTGTTATAAAAAATTATTTTAATGTTGTTTTTATAAGCATTTTACTTAGTTTTTATAACCTTTTATTGAGATTATGTTTGTTAATATTAAATATTTTGTTTTATTACTTATTTTTCAAATAAAATGATAATTAAATTGTAATTACTTTTCTTTCAAAATTATTCAAATCTTTACCCACCTAAGAAAACTTTATGCGTCCAAAATTATTATTTTCTGGTAAGAAAAGGCAACATTCATTAAAATCACAAATAATTATTGATTTATTTAACAATAAAATTATTTCAGTAGATTTTTGTTATGGCAGTATTCATGATTATAAGTTATTTTTAAAATCAAATACACTTATAAATCCAAAATTAGAATTAATTGCTGATTCAGGATATCAAGGTTTGCAAAATGTTCATAAAAATACATTAGACTTGGTACATAACTATAACATTTTGCACCTACCAAACTATAAAATTCACTTTCATCTTTATATTTATCTAATATTTGTGCTTCATCTAGAAAATAATATTATCAAAATAGTAGATAAAATTGAGGGTTATGTACCAAGTCTATTATTGCCAATTAAAAAGAGTAAAAATAATCCTTTAAATCCAGATAAAAAGAAATAACTGATTACTATTTACCACCACAAATTTATTTACAATTTATTAATGAAAGTATTTATGAACCAATTGCTTGTATTACACAAAAGGCAATATTGAATGGGAATATTAGTAATGATGAGAAAAAAACATTAACTAAAAATATTGAAGATTTAAGTTTAGATATTGCTAAAACCATTGTTAATGAATTCGTTAGTGATAATGGTGAAGCAATTAATAAACTTAAAAAATCAATGAATATCAATATTCATTTTAGTAATAATTCAACAGTTGATACTAACCCATATTTTGATTCTAAGACCTTATACAATCGAAGTACAAAACTTAATTTTTTGTATGACCACTTATTAAGGAATATTTATATTACAACTGGTCATTGTTTAGAAAAATCAAAATATTTAGATTTGTTAAATTTTTCAAGTAAAACGATAAAACAGGTAAAAAATTGTAGATTTTCTCTTCTTCAATTCAGTAAACCAAGTTCGATAGCCTACCTTGGTGATGGTGAATGGAGAAAAACTGGAATCACCCAATTTCAAAAGATCTTGAATGCTTAGACTTACAAAGATTAGACTTCTTGCATTACTTATTTATTAAACAAAATTCCTATAAAATATATTTAAAATAGAAATTATAAGGAATTTAAGATTATGAAATTTGATAAATTTAATTTTATTAATGATAAAGAATTATTACGATTAACTGGAATAAAGCAAAGTACTTTTAATAAAATGTTAAATATTTTAAAAGAAGCTGAGTTAAAAAAGTTTAAAAGAGGTGGTAAAAATAATAAATTATCATTAGAAAATAGATTATTGATGACTTTATCATATTGACGAGAATATCGTACTTATTTTCATCTTGGTAAAAGTTTTGATATTAGTGAAGCTAGTTGTTATCGAAATATCAAGTGAATTGAAGATATTTTAATCAAACATCCTGATTTTCAACAACTTGCTGGTAAAAAAGCATTAATAAATGATTATTTTAATGATAAAACAATTATTATTGATGCTACAGAAACACCCATTCAACGCCCAAAAAAGACAAAAACAATCTTATTCAGGAAAAAAGAAAAAACACACTATTAAAACACAAGTAATTATTGAAAAAGAAAGCAAAATAATTATTGCAACAAATTTTTCTCTCGGCAAAAAGCATGATTTTTGTTTATTTAAAGAATCAAAAATCCCAATTTTAAAAAATACTAAATTAATAGTTGATAATGGTTATCAAGGAATACAAAAAATTCATAGTAATGTTCTAATACCTAAGAAAAAAACAAAGAAAAACCCTTTAAATAAAGAACAAAAACATAATAATAAATTAATTTCAAAAATGAGAATTATTATTGAAAATATTTTTGCTATTCTTAAAAAATTTAAAATTATTACTGAAAAATATCGTAATCGTAGAAAACGATTTAGTTTAAGATTTAATTTAATTGCTTCAATTTATAATTTGCAATTATAGATAACATAAAATATTTATTTAAAATTAAATTTAAATAATAAAATAATTTTTTGTTGTGTCAAAATTTACACATTTAATAAAATCCATAAGTATTAACCTAATAAAAGTTAGAAATTACTATATAGTATTTTTTATTTGCCAAATTGTAAAGTTAAGTGCAACTAAATTATTTTTCTAACCAAATATTCGATTGGTGAAAGATAATTTAGTATTTTTCTTGGTCTTTGGTTTAAAGACAATATAAATTTATGAACTGCATTTTTAGTAGTATTTGAAAAATTAAATTTTTTAGGAAATTTTTCTCTAATTAAACCATTAGTATTTTCATTAGTACCTCTTTGTCAAGGCGAATACGCATTAGCAAAATAAATTTTCACATTTAAATTTTTTTCAAGTTGTTGTCAATTAGAAAATTCTTTACCCCTATCAAATGTTATAGTCTTAACAAGATTATTTGGAAGAATTGATAAATAATGGCTAATGTTTTCGTTAACAACTTTAGTAGTTCTATTTTCAACTAACATTGCTAAAGTAAATCTTGATGTTCTTTCAACTAAAGTTATTAAACATGATTTACTTTTACCTCGTGATGATACTACAGTATCACCTTCTCAATGACCAACAGTTATACGATTATTAACATTAATATTTCGTTCTTTAATTGATTTACCATTAAATTTACCGCGATTTTCTTGAGATTTTCGTTTCTTACCTTTTCTTCTTAAATTTTTATTAGTAACTTTTTCAAGTAATCCAGAATAAATTCAATTGTAAATTGTTTTAAAACTAATAATTCATTCTTTATGAAAATTTTTAATTCTGCCATAAATTTGTTCAGGCGATCAACCTAATAGTAATTTTTGTTGTACATATTTTACTAATTCTCTATTTTTAAACTTATGAAAATAAACATGTGATTGTTTTCTGTTTTCTGCTTTATTTTGTGCAATTAATGAAAAATAATGATTACTATCTTTATTTCTATTGACTTCTCGAATAATAGTACTAATACTTCGATTAAGATTTTTAGCTATTTCACTAATTTTTACTTTAAACTTCAATTGATTCTCAATATAAATTCTTTCATATATGCCAAGATGTTTGTAACCCATATAAAAACTCCTTGCTTTGTTTTTTCTAAAATAAACTTAGCATCATGAAATTTTTATATGAGATTTTTTGCAATTTTATTTACTTGCACTTACAAGTATAATTCAGCATTTACAAATAATTTGTAATTATTTTAATAAGTAATGCAAGAAGTCTATTAAATAAATCTAAATGAAAACATGCTCAGCATGTTTGTTTTCTATCAAGAAATATTACCGAGAATGATAAATTTATTTGTAGGAATACTAGTGAACTCTTAGCAGTTAATATTAAATTAAAAGACAAGTTATCTATTATTGCAAAAGAAAATACTAGACAATTTAATATTAAATTACCGCTATCAGATAGTCATATTTCAGATAGTCATATTAAAGAAGACACTGCTTCAAATGTTAGAACAATCTACTGATAGTCATATTGAGGAAGACACTGCTTCATTAATGTCATATTCAACATATAATCCCCAAACCGATAAAGTTTTTAAAAGGTGAGGAAAAACGAGCAAAATTTTATCAAGAGTTTCAAGAAAAAGTAAAATTAATAGCTCCTAGCGAAGAAAATTTTCAAACTAAAAAAGATAGTTTTAATAGACTTGGTACATAACTATAACATTTTGCACCTACCAAACTATAAAATTCACTTTCATCTTTGTATTTATCTAACATTTGTACTTCATCTAGAAAATAATATTATCAAAATAGTAGATAAAATTAAAGGTTATGTACCAAGTTTTTTATAAAAATTTTAAATAAAAATTAAATTCGACCTTTTTAAAAAACTTCTTGTGTCTGTCATAAGTCTGTGGTATATTACAAAACTTTCTTCAATTTGTAAATAACCATTATTACTTTTACTCCGATTAGTAATTCGCCAACTAAAATCAGTATTAATTGCTTGCAAAGATTGGTTTAACATCGTAATACTAGAAACACTTAAAACAGTTGTTGAATACAATAGTAAAAGTTCCCTAAAAATACATACCACCTCTTACAATTACTAAACATTATAAACTAAACTTATAATTGATAATTTTCATATATTGGAAAATTTTTTAATAAAATACCAATTTGTTGTTTATGCTTAGCAATATTCTCTTCAGTATTACCATGCTCTTTAAGAACACTAACAATTATATTTGCTAATTGTTCAAATTCCTTTTCTTTTCACCCTCTAGTGGTCATCGCTGCTGTTCCAATCCGAATACCGCTAGTAGTCATTGGTTTTTCTTTATCAAAAGGAATCATATTTTTATTACAAATAACATCAATTTGATGCAAAATATTTTCACATTCCTGCCCAGTACGATTAAATGATGATTTAACATCAATAATCATTAAATGATTATCAGTACCGCCACTAATCAGTTTAATATCATGTTTTCTAAAAATATTTTCTAAAACTTTACAATTAGCCATAATTTGCTGTTGATATGCTTTAAATTCTGGTGTTGACGCTTCATAAAATGCTTGTGCTTTAGCAGCAATAATATGTTCTAAAGGACCTCCTTGTTGACCAGGAAATACTGCTCGATCAATCGCTTTTGCTAATTCTTTTTTACATAAAATTGCTCCACTTCTTGGACCTCGTAATGTTTTATGTGTTGTTGTTGTTACAATATCTGCTACTGTTACAGGATTTTGATGTAATCCAGCAGCAATTAAACCAGCAATATGAGCCATATCAACCATTAATAATGCTCCAACTTCATCAGCAATTTCACGAAACTTAGTAAAATCAATTGTTCTTGAATATGCACTCGCTCCAGCAACAATTAATTTTGGTTTAAGTTCTAATGCTTGTTGTCTAATTGCTTCATAATCTAATTGTTGAGTTTTTTCATCAACACCATAACCATAAAATTGATAAACAATTCCTGAAAAATTCAATTTATGTCCGTGTGTTAAGTGTCCTCCAGCATCTAAACTCATTGCCAAAACAATATCATCCGGCTTTAAAATAGCTTGATAAGCAGCAGCATTGGCTTGACTACCAGAATGTGGTTGCACATTAGCATGTTCAGCATTAAATAAAGTCTTTAATCTTTCAATCGCTAAATTTTCACTTTTGTCAACAAATTCACAACCACCATAATATCTTCTTCCCGGATATCCTTCAGCATATTTATTAGTTAATATTGAACCTGCTAATCTTAACACTGGAAGCGAAACATAATTTTCCGAAGCAATTAATTCCACATGTTGTTGTTGTCTAATAAGTTCTTCTTTAACAATTGCTTTTAGTTCGGGATCAATATCATTTGTTTTGAGATTAATATTTTGTATTTCTGAATCAATATCAGTTATTAATGAATCAATATCCTTTCCTTCTAAACTAATATCATTTACTTGGGTATCATCTTTAAACATTTTTAATATCTCCTAATTCAATTCAATTTTTTCAACTCGTTGTTGATGGCGGTTTGAAAATTTAGTATTCAAAAACTCTTCTAAAATTCAAATCGCTTTTTGAGGCGCAATAATTCTTCCTCCTAAAACTAAAATATTAGCATCATTATGTTCGCGAGCTAAGGCCGCTAACTTTGTTTCATAACATAATGCCGCTCTAATTTTTGGCATGCGATTAGCACTAATACTTATTCCAATACCTGTACCACAAATTAAAATTCCATACTTAGCATTACCATTTCCTACTTCTTTGCCAACTAATTTTGCATAATCAGGATAATCAACTTGTTCTTTTTCACTATTAGTTCCTAAATCAATAACCTCATATTCATTATTTTTTAAATATTCAATAAGAGCAGTTTTTAATACATATCCAGCGTGATCACATCCAATAGCAATTTTATCTTTCATATTTTATAATTCCCTCCTTCCAATATCCTTTTATTTAATTATATAGTAGACTTGGTACATAACCTTTAATTTTATCTATTATTTTGATAATATTATTTCCTAGGTGAAGTACAAATGTTAGATAAATACAAAGACGAAAATGAATTTTATAGTCTAATAGGCATAAAATATAAAACTTTCATGAAAATGGTAGAAATTTTAAAAGAAGCTGAAGCTAAACAAAAACAAATTGGTGGTAGACGAAATAAATTATCAATAGAGCAAAGATTACTTATGACTTTAGAATACTGAAAAGAATATAGTACATATCGTATTATTAGACTTCTTGCATTACTTATTAAAATAATTACAAATTATTTGTAAATAAAAAATACTATATAGTAATTTCTAACTTTTATTAGGTTAATACTTATGGATTTTATTAAATGTGTAAATTTTGACACAACAAAAAATTATTTTATTATTTAAATTTAATTTTAAATAAATATTTTATGTTATCTATAATTGCAAATTATAAATTGAAGCAATTAAATTAAATCTTAAACTAAATCGTTTTCTACGATTACGATATTTTTCAGTAATAATTTTAAATTTTTTAAGAATAGCAAAAATATTTTCAATAATAATTCTCATTTTTGAAATTAATTTATTATTATGTTTTTGTTCTTTATTTAAAGGGTTTTTCTTTGTTTTTTTCTTAGGTATTAGAACATTACTATGAATTTTTTGTATTCCTTGATAACCATTATCAACTATTAATTTAGTATTTTTTAAAATTGGGATTTTTGATTCTTTAAATAAACAAAAATCATGCTTTTTACCGAGAGAAAAATTTGTTGCAATAATTATTTTGCTTTCTTTTTCAATAATTACTTGTGTTTTAATAGTGTGTTTTTTCTTTTTTCCTGAATAAGATTGTTTTTGTCTTTTTTTGGGCGTTGAATGGGTGTTTCTGTAGCATCAATAATAATTGTTTTATCATTAAAATAATCATTTATTAATGCTTTTTTACCAGCAAGTTGTTGAAAATCAGGATGTTTGATTAAAATATCTTCAATTCACTTGATATTTCGATAACAACTAGCTTCACTAATATCAAAACTTTTACCAAGATGAAAATAAGTACGATATTCTCGTCAATATGATAAAGTCATCAATAATCTATTTTCTAATGATAATTTATTATTTTTACCACCTCTTTTAAACTTTTTTAACTCAGCTTCTTTTAAAATATTTAACATTTTATTAAAAGTACTTTGCTTTATTCCAGTTAATCGTAATAATTCTTTATCATTAATAAAATTAAATTTATCAAATTTCATAATCTTAAATTCCTTATAATTTCTATTTTAAATATATTTTATAGGAATTTTGTTTAATAAATAAGTAATGCAAGAAGTCTAATAAAGAACAAAAACATAATAATAAATTAATTTCAAAAATGAGAATTATTATTGAAAATATTTTTGCTATTCTTAAAAAATTTAAAATTATTACTGAAAAATATCGTAATCGTAGAAAACGATTTAGTTTAAGATTTAATTTAATTGCTTCAATTTATAATTTGCAATTATAGATAACATAAAATATTTATTTAAAATTAAATTTAAATGCTGAATTATACTTGTAAGTGCAAGTAAATAAAATTGCAAAAAATCTTATATAAAAATTTCATGATGCTAAGTTTATTTTAGAAAAAACAAAGCAAGGAGTTTTTATATGGGTTACAAACATCTTGGCATATATGAAAGAATTTATATTGAGAATCAATTGAAGTTTAAAGTAAAAATTAGTGAAATAGCTAAAAATCTTAATCGAAGTATTAGTACTATTATTCGAGAAGTCAATAGAAATAAAGATAGTAATCATTATTTTTCATTAATTGCACAAAATAAAGCAGAAAACAGAAAACAATCACATGTTTATTTTCATAAGTTTAAAAATAGAGAATTAGTAAAATATGTACAACAAAAATTACTATTAGGTTGATCGCCTGAACAAATTTATGGCAGAATTAAAAATTTTCATAAAGAATGAATTATTAGTTTTAAAACAATTTACAATTGAATTTATTCTGGATTACTTGAAAAAGTTACTAATAAAAATTTAAGAAGAAAAGGTAAGAAACGAAAATCTCAAGAAAATCGCGGTAAATTTAATGGTAAATCAATTAAAGAACGAAATATTAATGTTAATAATCGTATAACTGTTGGTCATTGAGAAGGTGATACTGTAGTATCATCACGAGGTAAAAGTAAATCATGTTTAATAACTTTAGTTGAAAGAACATCAAGATTTACTTTAGCAATGTTAGTTGAAAATAGAACTACTAAAGTTGTTAACGAAAACATTAGCCATTATTTATCAATTCTTCCAAATAATCTTGTTAAGACTATAACATTTGATAGGGGTAAAGAATTTTCTAATTGACAACAACTTGAAAAAAATTTAAATGTGAAAATTTATTTTGCTAATGCGTATTCGCCTTGACAAAGAGGTACTAATGAAAATACTAATGGTTTAATTAGAGAAAAATTTCCTAAAAAATTTAATTTTTCAAATACTACTAAAAATGCAGTTCATAAATTTATATTGTCTTTAAACCAAAGACCAAGAAAAATACTAAATTATCTTTCACCAATCGAATATTTGGTTAGAAAAATAATTTAGTTGCACTTAACTTTACAATTTGGCAAAGTACTTTGCTTTATTCCAGTTAATCGTAATAATTCTTTATCATTAATAAAATTAAATTTATCAAATTTCATAATCTTAAATTCCTTATAATTTCTATTTTAAATATATTTTATAGGAATTTTGTTTAATAAATAAGTAATGCAAGAAGTCTAATAAAATAATTTTTTGTTGTGTCAAAATTTACACATTTAATAAAATCCATAAGTATTAACCTAATAAAAGTTAGAAATTACTATATAGTATTTTTTATTTACAAATAATTTGTAATTATTTTAATAAGTAATGCAAGAAGTCTAATGTTTTTCATAGTAAGTTACCTTTCTTATAGATAAACTAAGTTATATTAACTAAGTTAGTTAACTTAGTTTTTTAAACACTTATATATCGCAGATTTAAGTGTTTAACAAGCTTTGTTATTAAATTTTGTTTTTTAATTAGATAAAGATTTTAATAATTTTAAACTTAGCATACCCCTATATAGAAATTTCTACACTTTAACATCCGCATCCTACCCTTGGAACTAATTTAATAGCGTGTATATTTTTAGGAAATCCACCCATTCATTTTTTTATTGCAAAACGAAACAAATTGCTATAGCTAATAGGATGTTATCTATTAACTGGTAAACTTCTTTTGGTTATGGCGACCACCCACAATTTATCGTGCTTTAATACATACCAACATTATTAATTCACTTGTATTTAATTTTCAAAGAACAAATTTTTAACACCTTATAAAATAAAAAGACAATCATTGCTGACTGTCTTAATACTTATTCAAATCTTTTCCTACCTAACAAAACTTTATGCGTCCAGATGAGTATATTTGGATTAGTGTTTTTTACGATTTTAACATTATTACTAGCATATTATATTGCGGTTAATATTTATCGGTTTTTTAAAGATAAAAAGAAATATGGTAGTGAAGCAAAACAGTTGCCAAAAGATTTTACTTATTCACAACGAATATTTATTGCAAAGTTTAAGCGAAATTTATTAGAACAAGATGAAAAAGAAATTAAAAAGTAGGTTTAGAAAATGTTTAAAAAAATAATTATTGAGTTAATTGAATTAATTTATCCAACTGCCGATTTACCACCCCAAGTTGTATTTTTGTTTTCAATTTTAATAATTGTAATGCTCTTCTCAGCAATTATTTTTCTACTCTTTTGACCTTTTAAGCGGTAATTGTTATGTTTTTAGTTGTTTGAAAAGATTTAGATTGAGAGCAAATAAAATTGTATTTTTGGGATTTATTTATTCAAATTACAGTTATTCCGGCGTGAGTTTCTGGTAAAGAAATTGATTTAACCAAAGAACTACTTTGACTTTTAATAGCAAATATTGCGTTTTGAATGGTATTAGTAGTCATCGTCTTATTTATGGTTATTTTATTTTATAAGGTTAAATCATATTTTGTTTAGAAAGGGGGTGATTATATGTTTGGAACTTTCTTAGTAGATGCACCAGCTGTTACTGGTGAACAAGCGGTTACTAATTTATGAAAAGCATTAATTAAAGCATTTGGTAATATTTGAACTGATATTATTGGTGGTAATGTTTAAACTAATTATTATTTTTATCTTAATAACTGTTCTTGGATTATTAGCTGGTAGTCATTTTGAAACTTTAACGAACTATATTAGCGAAGGTCTTGTCAATTTCCAAAAGTTTATTACTAGCAATTTAACAATTTTAGAATTATTTAAACCCATGGCACGAACATTTTCGCAACACCCAATTTTTACCATTCTTGGTGTCACTTGTGTGCTTATTGCTTTATTTATTGTGATTAAAGGATGATAAAAATATAAAAGGAGAATAAAAATGAAAAAAATTTTAAGAAAATTATTTAAAAAAGATAATTCAAAAGAAAAAATGCCATTAAAATTAAGAATTAAAAATTCTTTTAAAAAGCAGTGGTTAAAAGTATTATTAAGTATCATTTTCA is drawn from Spiroplasma endosymbiont of Asaphidion curtum and contains these coding sequences:
- a CDS encoding IS30 family transposase, yielding MGYKHLDIYERIYIENQLKFKVKISEIAKNLNRSISTIIREVNRNKDSNHYFSLIAQNKAENRKQSHVYFHKFKNRELVKYVQQKLLLGWSPEQIYGRIKNFHKEWIISFKTIYNWIYSGLLEKVTNKNLRRKGKKRKSQENRGKFNGKSIKERNINVNNRITVGHWEGDTVVSSRGKSKSCLITLVERTSRFTLAMLVENRTTKVVNENISHYLSILPNNLVKTITFDRGKEFSNWQQLEKNLNVKIYFANAYSPWQRGTNENTNGLIREKFPKKFNFSNTTKNAVHKFILFLNQRPRKILNYLSPIEYLVRKII
- a CDS encoding transposase family protein, with protein sequence MRPKLLFSGKKRQHSLKSQIIIDLFNNKIISVDFCYGSIHDYKLFLKSNTLINPKLELIADSGYQGLQNVHKNTLDLVHNYNILHLPNYKIHFHLYIYLIFVLHLENNIIKIVDKIEGYVPSLLLPIKKSKNNPLNPDKKK
- a CDS encoding IS5 family transposase (programmed frameshift), translating into MKFDKFNFINDKELLRLTGIKQSTFNKMLNILKEAELKKFKRGGKNNKLSLENRLLMTLSYWREYRTYFHLGKSFDISEASCYRNIKWIEDILIKHPDFQQLAGKKALINDYFNDKTIIIDATETPIQRPKKTQKQSYSGKKKKHTIKTQVIIEKESKIIIATNFSLGKKHDFCLFKESKIPILKNTKLIVDNGYQGIQKIHSNVLIPKKKTKKNPLNKEQKHNNKLISKMRIIIENIFAILKKFKIITEKYRNRRKRFSLRFNLIASIYNLQL
- a CDS encoding IS30 family transposase, with translation MGYKHLGIYERIYIENQLKFKVKISEIAKNLNRSISTIIREVNRNKDSNHYFSLIAQNKAENRKQSHVYFHKFKNRELVKYVQQKLLLGWSPEQIYGRIKNFHKEWIISFKTIYNWIYSGLLEKVTNKNLRRKGKKRKSQENRGKFNGKSIKERNINVNNRITVGHWEGDTVVSSRGKSKSCLITLVERTSRFTLAMLVENRTTKVVNENISHYLSILPNNLVKTITFDRGKEFSNWQQLEKNLNVKIYFANAYSPWQRGTNENTNGLIREKFPKKFNFSNTTKNAVHKFILSLNQRPRKILNYLSPIEYLVRKII
- the glyA gene encoding serine hydroxymethyltransferase translates to MFKDDTQVNDISLEGKDIDSLITDIDSEIQNINLKTNDIDPELKAIVKEELIRQQQHVELIASENYVSLPVLRLAGSILTNKYAEGYPGRRYYGGCEFVDKSENLAIERLKTLFNAEHANVQPHSGSQANAAAYQAILKPDDIVLAMSLDAGGHLTHGHKLNFSGIVYQFYGYGVDEKTQQLDYEAIRQQALELKPKLIVAGASAYSRTIDFTKFREIADEVGALLMVDMAHIAGLIAAGLHQNPVTVADIVTTTTHKTLRGPRSGAILCKKELAKAIDRAVFPGQQGGPLEHIIAAKAQAFYEASTPEFKAYQQQIMANCKVLENIFRKHDIKLISGGTDNHLMIIDVKSSFNRTGQECENILHQIDVICNKNMIPFDKEKPMTTSGIRIGTAAMTTRGWKEKEFEQLANIIVSVLKEHGNTEENIAKHKQQIGILLKNFPIYENYQL
- the rpiB gene encoding ribose 5-phosphate isomerase B, which translates into the protein MKDKIAIGCDHAGYVLKTALIEYLKNNEYEVIDLGTNSEKEQVDYPDYAKLVGKEVGNGNAKYGILICGTGIGISISANRMPKIRAALCYETKLAALAREHNDANILVLGGRIIAPQKAIWILEEFLNTKFSNRHQQRVEKIELN
- a CDS encoding transposase family protein, giving the protein MLDKYKDENEFYSLIGIKYKTFMKMVEILKEAEAKQKQIGGRRNKLSIEQRLLMTLEYWKEYSTYRIIRLLALLIKIITNYL
- a CDS encoding IS5 family transposase (programmed frameshift); translated protein: MKFDKFNFINDKELLRLTGIKQSTFNKMLNILKEAELKKFKRGGKNNKLSLENRLLMTLSYWREYRTYFHLGKSFDISEASCYRNIKWIEDILIKHPDFQQLAGKKALINDYFNDKTIIIDATETPIQRPKKGQKQSYSGKKKKHTIKTQVIIEKESKIIIATNFSLGKKHDFCLFKESKIPILKNTKLIVDNGYQGIQKIHSNVLIPKKKTKKNPLNKEQKHNNKLISKMRIIIENIFAILKKFKIITEKYRNRRKRFSLRFNLIASIYNLQL